Proteins encoded in a region of the Candidatus Schekmanbacteria bacterium genome:
- a CDS encoding glycosyltransferase — translation MNSEEIELSIVIPVYNEADNIAPLIKKIEAAIEKIRKKCEVIFVDDGSTDGSSEILQKECLSRNNFTLIQFRKNFGQTAAISAGFDYSKGNVIITLDSDLQNDPADIPLLLEKIDEGYDVVSGWRKNRKDNPLTRNLPSAIANWIIGIATGVKLHDYGCTLKAYKKEIIQDVSLYGDLHRFIPALAAFEGAKITEIPVNHHPRQFGKSKYNLSRTWRVLFDLLTVSFLRRYKTRPLHIFGRVGLISFLLGFLISAYLTLQKFLYGIELAKRPLLILGVLLILAGIQLLSLGILAEMQTRTYFESQKQPIYRIKKIVNSNLNERAD, via the coding sequence ATGAATAGTGAAGAAATTGAATTGTCCATAGTAATACCGGTCTATAATGAAGCAGATAATATTGCGCCTCTAATAAAAAAAATAGAAGCCGCCATCGAAAAAATAAGGAAAAAATGTGAAGTTATCTTCGTAGATGATGGTTCAACGGACGGCAGTAGTGAAATTTTACAAAAAGAATGTTTATCGAGAAATAATTTCACATTGATCCAGTTTAGGAAAAATTTTGGCCAAACTGCTGCCATTTCAGCCGGTTTTGATTATTCAAAAGGAAATGTCATTATCACCCTCGATAGCGACTTGCAAAACGACCCTGCAGACATCCCTTTACTCTTGGAGAAGATAGATGAGGGTTACGATGTTGTCAGCGGTTGGAGAAAAAATAGAAAGGACAATCCGCTGACAAGAAATCTTCCTTCTGCAATAGCCAACTGGATTATTGGCATAGCCACTGGGGTAAAGCTTCATGATTATGGCTGTACTTTGAAAGCATATAAAAAGGAAATCATACAGGATGTATCTTTATATGGAGACCTTCACAGATTCATTCCTGCACTTGCAGCTTTCGAAGGAGCAAAAATAACTGAAATACCAGTCAATCACCATCCACGACAATTTGGCAAAAGCAAATATAATCTATCACGAACATGGCGCGTATTATTCGATCTCTTAACGGTCAGTTTTTTAAGACGATACAAAACACGTCCTCTTCATATCTTTGGAAGGGTTGGACTCATTTCCTTTTTATTAGGATTTCTCATTTCGGCTTATCTCACGCTTCAGAAATTTCTATATGGAATAGAATTGGCAAAAAGGCCTCTTCTTATCCTCGGTGTGCTATTGATTCTTGCAGGAATTCAGCTTCTAAGTTTAGGCATACTGGCTGAAATGCAGACTCGCACCTATTTTGAATCTCAAAAACAGCCAATATATAGAATTAAAAAAATCGTCAACAGCAATCTCAATGAAAGAGCGGACTGA
- a CDS encoding NAD-dependent deacylase, producing MKSEDMTKIEEFLKKAESIVVLTGAGISAESGVPTFRGEDGLWKNYRAEELATPYAFEKNPSLVWEWYNWRRELIAPLKPNDGHLAIAQLERLFEDFLLITQNIDGIHQQAGSKKMLELHGNIWKVRCTREGRVFELKDTPLKDIPPRCDCGALLRPHVVWFGESLEKDIMDKSVYAIERCDLFFSVGTSAVVQPAASFALMAKQRGAFVVEVNLDPTPISNSVDISLLGKAGEILPEIVDLAKKLKKN from the coding sequence ATGAAAAGTGAAGATATGACAAAGATTGAAGAGTTTTTGAAAAAAGCAGAATCCATTGTCGTGCTTACGGGTGCAGGAATATCTGCTGAGAGCGGTGTTCCTACTTTTCGCGGAGAAGATGGATTGTGGAAAAACTATAGGGCAGAGGAACTTGCAACTCCGTATGCCTTTGAAAAAAACCCTTCTCTTGTATGGGAGTGGTATAACTGGCGGCGGGAGTTGATAGCACCCTTGAAGCCAAACGATGGGCATTTAGCCATAGCTCAACTGGAGAGGCTCTTTGAAGATTTCTTGCTGATAACACAGAATATCGACGGTATTCATCAACAGGCAGGAAGCAAAAAGATGTTGGAACTTCATGGGAATATTTGGAAAGTTAGATGTACAAGGGAGGGAAGGGTATTCGAACTGAAGGATACACCGCTAAAGGATATCCCTCCCCGATGTGATTGCGGCGCTCTTTTACGGCCTCATGTTGTTTGGTTTGGAGAATCGCTGGAAAAAGATATTATGGACAAATCTGTCTATGCTATTGAAAGGTGCGATCTCTTTTTTTCTGTCGGCACATCGGCAGTCGTTCAGCCGGCAGCCTCATTTGCATTGATGGCAAAACAGAGAGGAGCATTTGTCGTTGAAGTCAATCTTGATCCCACTCCTATTTCAAATTCTGTAGATATATCTCTCCTTGGCAAAGCCGGAGAGATACTTCCTGAAATAGTAGATTTGGCTAAAAAGTTAAAAAAGAATTGA
- a CDS encoding nodulation protein NfeD, whose amino-acid sequence MTFFGRIFKILLVLVICLFIVSISDSQAEQVDIITIDGIINPVSADFIVQSINRAEKDGSECLIMELDTPGGLVESTRIIVKKMLAADVPVIVFVTPSGARAASAGTFITIASHIAAMAPGTHIGAAHPVTIQGEQDEKSTMFKKIENDMAAYIKGIAKEKNRNVEWAEKAVRESVSITADEALKKNIIDLICRDLNDLLEKINGKKVKVKDREVTLKTAGAEINRIEMNYRQKFFDVISNPNIAYLLMTIGMLGLFFELKSPGLIFPGVVGVISLILAFYGLQTLPINYAGLALIVFGIFLFVLELYVASYGLLTTGGIISFILGSMMLIDTPYPFLQVSLKIIIPVAMSFAAVFVFLLGAVIKAHRAKVKTGFEGMIGNNAVAETDILKEGKIYIHGELWNAKSDEKIAKGETVKIIGREGMVFKVRKINEGEE is encoded by the coding sequence ATGACTTTCTTTGGTAGAATTTTTAAGATTCTCTTGGTTTTAGTAATCTGCCTTTTTATAGTATCCATTTCTGATTCTCAGGCAGAGCAGGTCGACATTATAACAATAGACGGAATCATTAATCCTGTTTCAGCCGATTTCATAGTTCAATCAATCAATAGGGCTGAAAAGGACGGTTCAGAGTGCCTCATTATGGAACTCGATACACCGGGTGGGCTCGTAGAATCTACGAGAATAATTGTAAAAAAAATGTTGGCGGCTGATGTTCCTGTAATCGTCTTTGTAACTCCTTCAGGGGCTCGCGCGGCATCTGCAGGTACTTTTATCACGATTGCAAGCCATATAGCGGCAATGGCACCGGGGACACATATTGGTGCGGCACATCCGGTAACTATTCAAGGAGAACAAGATGAAAAATCAACTATGTTTAAAAAAATAGAAAATGATATGGCTGCATACATAAAAGGGATTGCAAAAGAAAAAAACCGCAATGTCGAATGGGCTGAAAAAGCTGTAAGAGAAAGTGTTTCGATAACAGCCGATGAAGCACTCAAGAAAAATATCATTGATTTGATCTGCCGGGATTTAAATGACCTTTTAGAGAAAATTAATGGCAAAAAGGTAAAAGTCAAGGATAGAGAAGTCACATTAAAAACGGCAGGCGCAGAAATAAATCGCATCGAAATGAACTACAGGCAGAAATTCTTTGATGTCATATCTAATCCCAATATTGCATATCTTTTGATGACAATAGGTATGCTCGGATTATTCTTTGAGCTGAAAAGCCCGGGTCTCATATTCCCCGGAGTAGTAGGTGTAATAAGTCTAATTCTCGCTTTTTATGGCCTTCAGACGCTTCCCATCAACTATGCTGGACTTGCACTGATTGTCTTTGGGATTTTTCTATTCGTCCTTGAATTATATGTGGCAAGCTATGGGCTTTTAACAACCGGCGGAATTATATCATTTATATTAGGCTCTATGATGCTCATCGATACGCCTTATCCATTCCTTCAGGTTTCATTAAAAATCATCATACCTGTTGCTATGTCATTTGCTGCTGTTTTTGTATTTCTTCTTGGGGCTGTGATAAAAGCGCACAGAGCAAAAGTTAAAACAGGATTTGAAGGAATGATTGGAAATAATGCAGTGGCGGAAACAGACATCCTTAAAGAAGGAAAGATATATATACATGGTGAATTATGGAATGCAAAAAGCGATGAAAAAATTGCAAAAGGAGAAACCGTTAAAATAATAGGTAGAGAAGGAATGGTTTTTAAAGTAAGAAAAATCAATGAAGGGGAGGAATAA
- a CDS encoding slipin family protein, with translation MPSAGIFIFLIVLYILMSIKILNEYERGVIFRLGRLIGAKGPGIILVFPIIDSMRKIDLRVVTMDVPPQDVITKDNVSIKVNAVVYFRVMDPNQAVVEVENYLYATSQLAQTTLRSVLGQSELDELLSHRDKINHELQTILDKQTDSWGIKVSSVEVKHIDLPQEMQRAMAKQAEAERERRAKVINSEGEYQAAEKLVSAAKMIEESPLALQLRYLQTLVELSAAHNNSSTIMPIPIDLLSGLFGGKKEKE, from the coding sequence ATGCCAAGTGCAGGAATCTTTATTTTCTTGATTGTTCTTTACATTCTTATGTCAATCAAAATCCTCAACGAATACGAAAGAGGAGTAATCTTTCGACTTGGGCGTCTGATTGGTGCAAAGGGACCGGGGATAATTCTTGTTTTTCCTATTATCGATTCAATGAGGAAAATCGACCTTCGTGTTGTAACAATGGATGTTCCACCACAGGATGTAATCACGAAGGATAATGTTTCGATTAAGGTTAATGCAGTTGTTTATTTCAGAGTTATGGACCCCAATCAAGCAGTAGTGGAAGTAGAAAACTATCTCTATGCTACATCTCAGCTTGCCCAAACGACATTAAGGAGCGTTTTAGGACAATCAGAGCTTGATGAACTTTTGTCACACAGAGATAAAATAAACCATGAGCTTCAAACAATCCTCGATAAGCAGACAGACAGCTGGGGAATAAAGGTATCTTCTGTAGAAGTAAAACATATCGACCTTCCACAAGAGATGCAGAGAGCAATGGCTAAACAGGCAGAGGCGGAAAGAGAAAGACGAGCAAAAGTCATCAATTCAGAAGGCGAATATCAAGCAGCAGAAAAATTGGTTAGCGCAGCCAAAATGATAGAAGAATCGCCTCTTGCCCTTCAACTCAGATATTTACAGACTCTTGTGGAGTTATCAGCTGCACACAATAATTCATCAACTATTATGCCAATACCAATCGATCTGCTCTCAGGTCTATTTGGAGGAAAGAAAGAAAAAGAATAG